ATTACATAATGGTCCTGAGAGGCGGAGAGAAAATGTTCTTCGGCCACACCGGCAGCATCAGCGTCGATGAAATCGTGGATTACATGCTTCCATGAAGCGGGGCTGTTTGGGGATTAGCATCGTACGGTGTGGGCCTTGCCAAGAACCGCCTCTGGTCGACTAAATTCGCCCTTGACCGAGGGAGATCAAACACACTGCGAGATGCGTCTGTAGCAATACAGAGGTGTGACAGGGTCGGGGCGACACAATACTCGCAGGGGGAGAAGGCTCTTGAAATCGGCAAAGTACCTGTTACAGAGTGCGTCGGCTGGCTTGATGGAGTACTACACCTGGTTCCTGTTCGTAGGGATCTACGTTGTTACGGGTCTTTTTGTTCCAACCCTGTTCACTCACCTGACCTTCCTGAGTGTGTTGGTCCAAGGAACAACCGTAGGTTTTCTTTCCATCGGCATGGCGTTTGTCATGATTGTCGGGGAGATTGATCTCTCCATAGTCGCAGTGGCGTCGTTTGCACCCATGGCGGGAATACTGGCTATGGAAACAGGCCTTCCCGTCCCTCTCGCCATCCTGTTTACACTCCTGGTCGGTGTTGGAGTCGGCCTTTTCAACGGATTGCTGATCACAAAACTCAGGATTCCCTCACTGGTTCAGACAGTTGCGATGTGGTGGATGCTTGCAGGGATCGTCCTGGTCGCCACAAAGGGCATGGCCAAGGCCGGGCTTCCAGATGCATGGATGGAGTTGGGGAGGGTCTTCATAGGCCCGATCCAATTGCTTCTCTTCTTCTTTGTCATAGTCGTCATCGCTGCAATAATCTTTGCCAGGCGCACGGTGACCGGTAGAAGACTCTACCTGGTTGGGGGGAACAGTGAGGCGTGCAGCGCGATGGGAATTCCCGTCGATAGAATCAGGATCATCGCGTTCATCGTCTCCGGATTTTTTTCGGCATTGGCCGGGTATGTTCTCTCAGCCAGAATGGGTTTCGTCTCGGCCAGGTTTGCGGTAGAGTGGCTTATGCCCGCCATCGCGGCTCCGGTGATTGCAGGGGTCAGCCTGACCGGAGGAAGGGGCAACCTTATCAACGTGGTTGCCGGAGCCTACCTGGTTCAACTCATAGTCATTATCGTCAGGGCGGGTGGAGTCAGCGGTTATTCCTATGAGTTCGTCCAAGGACTGCTTGTGTTCATTGCCATCCTGGTAGACGTCGTAAGGGGAAGAATTACAGGCCGATAAGCCAGTTCAACGCTCTTGTGGGTGGGCGCGACGCTTCTCTCATCCGCGGTTCTATCTGCTCATAACCAACTCCCTGTCACCTCAATCCTCACTGAAGCGGTACCATGTGTGTTCGCAAGTTCCATATTTTGAGACTTGAATGCTTGACCCGAATATGGAATAGATGTAGAGACGGTCTATGGGAAGGTCCTGTGATGGTGATCAGGTTTTTCGGTCCCTTTGAACAGCAGGCGGGAAGGGAGGTAAGAATCAGGCTAGAAAAGCCGATCTCGGCCCGGGAGACGCTCCAGATACTCGCCTCCAGATATCCCGGCTTTGCGAGGTTTCTCGAGGCGGAAGACGACGCGCGCCTTTCAGCCCATCTCATGCTGGTACGCAATGGGGTACCCCTGAGGCTCGCCGACATGGTCGATGACAAGGATTGCATTGATATCCTCCTACCGGTAACAGGGGGATGAAAAGGGGAGGAATGGCGATGTTTGGCTATCATGGAAGATTGCTGAGAGTGGACCTTACCCGTCGAAGAGTCGAGATCGAGGATCTGGACGCAGGACTGGTCGAGAGATACGTCGGAGGCGCCGGGATCGAGGCAGAGATCCTCTACCGCGAGACATCTCCAGATACCGACCCACTCGGCCCTGAGAACCTCCTCATGGCAGTCTGCGGCCCCTATACGGGGACACCTGTTCCCGGTTCCAGCAGGCACCACATGATGGCCCGCTCTCCGCTCACAGGACTCCTGGGAGAGGCGAATGTGGGTGGATCCTGGGCTGTTCGTTTCAAGAAGACCGGGTTTGATGGAATCGTCATCACCGGGAAGTCCGAAGACCCGGTCTACCTCTGGATCCATGACGGGGGAGTAGAGTTCCGTGATGCACGGCACGTATGGGGAAAGGACTCCTACGAATCGGCGGCTCTCCTCAAGTCCCAAACCTCGGAGAAGGCCACCGTCGCGGTGATCGGCCCTGCCGGGGAGAGGCTCGCGAGGGTGGCCGGTATCCCCCATATCGGCCACATAGTGAGATCTGCGGCTCGTACCGGCCTGGGAGCGGTGATGGGCTCCAAGAACCTCAAGGCTCTCGTAGCCTATGGAACGAAAGGGCTTCCTCTGGCAAGACCCGAACTTCTGCAAGAGGATGTCAAAGCAGCCCTGCCCCGTGTCCGGAAGGCGACGGAAACCTTTGGAAAATACGGAACTTCGGGGGGGATCGAGAACTACGAAAAGATAGGAAATTTCCCGATCAAGAACTGGAAGCAGGGGCGCTGGGCCGGAGCGAGCAGGATCTCCGGGGTGGCCATGCACGACACGATTCTTGTTGGAAGGAGGGCCTGTTTTCGATGTCCAATCGCCTGTGGCCGCCACATTCGGATCTCAGAGGGACCGTATGCACCCCTGGAGTGCGAGGGCCCGGAGTACGAGACCCTGGGCACTCTCGGCGGCGAGTGCATGGTGGATGATCTGGCCGCCATATGCAAGGCAAACGAGCTCTGCAACCGCTATGGGCTTGATACTATCTCCACGGGATCCATTATCGCCTTTGCCATGGAGGCCTATGAAAGGGGGATTCTGACCCGCCGGGATACCGACGGCGTGGACCTGGTCTGGGGAAGCGGGCAGGCCCTGGTGGAGATGGTACACAAGATGGGAAAGAGGGAAGGGATCGGAGAACTCATGGGAGAGGGATCGAGGAGAATGGCCGAGGCCTTGGGCAGCAACGCGGTGGAATTTGCGGTTCATGTGAAGGGGCTCGAGCCTTCTGCCCATGATCCCAGGAGGTTTTTCAGCCAGGCCCTCTCCTATGGGACGGCAGCAAGAGGCGCCTGCCACAATGCCAGTTGGAGCCATCCCTATGAGCTCAGCCTCAACATGCCCGAGATCGGGATTCCAGAGGCCCAGGACCCTTACCAGATCGAGGGAAAGGCAGAGTTCACCGCAAAGCTCCAGAACCTTATGTGCATGATGGATACCCTGGTCATCTGCCGGTTTACCCAGGTGGGAAAGGCGGTCGATGTCACGGATATGGTAAGGTGGCTCAACCTGGTCACAGGCTGGGAAGTGGACATACCGGGGTTCATGAAGACCGGGGACCGGGTATTCAACCTGAAGAGGCTCTACAATACTCGCCTGGGAGTCAGCCGGAAAGACGACTTCCTGCCGCCGAGATTCTTGACCCTGAAGAGGACAGGCGAGGGATTGACCAATCAGCTCCCCCACATGGGGCAACTCCTCGCCGACTACTACGCCTACCGGGGATGGAGCGAAGAGGGAGTTCCAACACCAGAGAAGTTGGACGAACTGGGTTTGGACGGTGCCTTTTCTACTCCTTTTCCATGAACTCTATGATCACCTGTGCGGTCATCTCCGCCGCATAGGCGGTGACATCGACACACTTCAGATACTCACCGGTGTCATGGAAGGCTTTGTTTGCCTTCATGTCTCTGAAGTCGACCCCGCTGATGTCGCTGCATCGGGTGCTGCCCGCAAGGGGAGGCCTGCGATCAGCCAGCCACAACTCCACCAGCCTCTGAGCAGGAGGAGCGACGCGCATCAGATCTTCCCAACCCGTTCTCAAATCCCTGCGTCCGCCAAAGACCATGCCCAGGACCAGCCCTCCCGCGATCAGGGCCCCGCATGAGCCCTGGGAGCTATGGAGGAAACCCGGCAAACCGGCCGTGGCCGACATAAAGAGCGAGTCCTGGACTCCAAAAAGTTCAAAAAAGGTCATAAGCACACATTGAGTACAGCCCGCGTAGGTCTTCTCATAGAAGTAGGCCCGCTCCATAGCCTCCTTCTTGAAAAGCTCGGGATTGTCGATAACCAGATTGGCTTTGTCCCTGAACTCTGGATGTAACAATGGTTTTCCCCTCCTCTTCTGATCAACTGTTTCACCACGCACACCGCATCCCGTCCAACCCAGCCGTGAAAAGAATATCATACCCCTTCGGGTCTTTTTTCGATCGAATCGTACTCGCAGCAAGACTCCTCAAGGTGACGCCTTCTGGTCCATCGTGTCGAGCCCGTCGTTTACGGCCTCGGCAAGGGCTTCGGCAAAGGATGGATGGGGATATATCACCTCCCTTATCTCGTTGAGGCTGAGCTCGTTCTTCATGGCCATAGAGGCCAAGGCGATGAGTTCCGTGGCCCGGTATCCGATGATGTGGACTCCCAGGACCTCGCCATACCTCTTCTCAAACACGATCTTTACGATTCCCTCCGACTCGCCGAAGATGGCCGGCCGTGAACCAGCCGCAAAGGGGAAATAGCCGATCCCGATCTCCTCCTCCCTCTTCTCAGCTTCTTCTTGGGTGAGTCCGATCGAGGCGAGTTCCGGGCTCGTATAGAGGCATATGGGAACCAGCTCGTACTCGATCCGCGGATTTTCACCGCCCAGCCGCCGGGCCAAGACCCTCCCTTCTGTCACGGCCTTGTGGGCCGTGTATCTCCCGCCCACTGCGTCCCCGATCGCGTAGACACCCGGTACCCGGGTCATCAGATCACCGTCCACCGGGACGAGCCCCTCCCTCAGGGACAGGCCTATCCTGCCCAGGTTGAGGCCCTCCACCTCCGCCTCTCGATCTCCCGGGACCAGGACCCTGTCCACCTTGAGGGACCTGGTACCCTTTCTGCCCTCCAGGGTCAGCTCAACAGGTCCGCCCTTGGTCCCGGTTTCGACCCGGGCCACCCTTGTGCCGGTGAGAAGATCTATCTTCTTCTCCCTGAGGACTTTTCTATACCTCGAAGTGATCCCCCTATCCATGTCTGGAAGGATACGGGCGTCATGGACAACGAGGTGGACCTTTGAGCCGAGATAATGAAAAATCTCGGCAAAGGTCATTGCCCGCACACCTCCACCCACGATGGCAATGCTCCCCGGAACCGACTCCATGTTCAGGGCATCCGTAGTATCCCATATGTACTCATGGTCGAAGACAAGGGGAGGGGTCGACTTGCAGCGCGACCCGGTTGCAATTACCACATACCTGGAGTGGATGACCTGCCCGGAGGGGTTGACCGATACGGTTCGAGGGTCGAGGAAAGCCGCCCCGCCTCTGGCGATGGTCACACCCCGAGCCTCAAGGGTCTTCTCTGTTCCACTCACCAGGAGATCCACAACCCGGTTCTTCCGGTCCATCACCTTCTCGAAACTGAGCCTCACCGGGGTTCCGTCTTTCTCTATGTACTCGCAGTCGCCAAGCAGCCGGTATTGGTTCAAGTCGTGCAGAAGACACTGGGTCGGCACACACCCTCTGACCAGGCACGTTCCGCCTATCCTTT
The sequence above is a segment of the Deltaproteobacteria bacterium genome. Coding sequences within it:
- a CDS encoding C_GCAxxG_C_C family protein, whose product is MLHPEFRDKANLVIDNPELFKKEAMERAYFYEKTYAGCTQCVLMTFFELFGVQDSLFMSATAGLPGFLHSSQGSCGALIAGGLVLGMVFGGRRDLRTGWEDLMRVAPPAQRLVELWLADRRPPLAGSTRCSDISGVDFRDMKANKAFHDTGEYLKCVDVTAYAAEMTAQVIIEFMEKE
- a CDS encoding aldehyde ferredoxin oxidoreductase family protein: MFGYHGRLLRVDLTRRRVEIEDLDAGLVERYVGGAGIEAEILYRETSPDTDPLGPENLLMAVCGPYTGTPVPGSSRHHMMARSPLTGLLGEANVGGSWAVRFKKTGFDGIVITGKSEDPVYLWIHDGGVEFRDARHVWGKDSYESAALLKSQTSEKATVAVIGPAGERLARVAGIPHIGHIVRSAARTGLGAVMGSKNLKALVAYGTKGLPLARPELLQEDVKAALPRVRKATETFGKYGTSGGIENYEKIGNFPIKNWKQGRWAGASRISGVAMHDTILVGRRACFRCPIACGRHIRISEGPYAPLECEGPEYETLGTLGGECMVDDLAAICKANELCNRYGLDTISTGSIIAFAMEAYERGILTRRDTDGVDLVWGSGQALVEMVHKMGKREGIGELMGEGSRRMAEALGSNAVEFAVHVKGLEPSAHDPRRFFSQALSYGTAARGACHNASWSHPYELSLNMPEIGIPEAQDPYQIEGKAEFTAKLQNLMCMMDTLVICRFTQVGKAVDVTDMVRWLNLVTGWEVDIPGFMKTGDRVFNLKRLYNTRLGVSRKDDFLPPRFLTLKRTGEGLTNQLPHMGQLLADYYAYRGWSEEGVPTPEKLDELGLDGAFSTPFP
- the lpdA gene encoding dihydrolipoyl dehydrogenase; translation: MEQSMENKERITCDLTIIGGGPGGYAAALEAVSRGFTVTLVERERIGGTCLVRGCVPTQCLLHDLNQYRLLGDCEYIEKDGTPVRLSFEKVMDRKNRVVDLLVSGTEKTLEARGVTIARGGAAFLDPRTVSVNPSGQVIHSRYVVIATGSRCKSTPPLVFDHEYIWDTTDALNMESVPGSIAIVGGGVRAMTFAEIFHYLGSKVHLVVHDARILPDMDRGITSRYRKVLREKKIDLLTGTRVARVETGTKGGPVELTLEGRKGTRSLKVDRVLVPGDREAEVEGLNLGRIGLSLREGLVPVDGDLMTRVPGVYAIGDAVGGRYTAHKAVTEGRVLARRLGGENPRIEYELVPICLYTSPELASIGLTQEEAEKREEEIGIGYFPFAAGSRPAIFGESEGIVKIVFEKRYGEVLGVHIIGYRATELIALASMAMKNELSLNEIREVIYPHPSFAEALAEAVNDGLDTMDQKASP
- a CDS encoding MoaD/ThiS family protein, with protein sequence MVIRFFGPFEQQAGREVRIRLEKPISARETLQILASRYPGFARFLEAEDDARLSAHLMLVRNGVPLRLADMVDDKDCIDILLPVTGG
- a CDS encoding ABC transporter permease produces the protein MKSAKYLLQSASAGLMEYYTWFLFVGIYVVTGLFVPTLFTHLTFLSVLVQGTTVGFLSIGMAFVMIVGEIDLSIVAVASFAPMAGILAMETGLPVPLAILFTLLVGVGVGLFNGLLITKLRIPSLVQTVAMWWMLAGIVLVATKGMAKAGLPDAWMELGRVFIGPIQLLLFFFVIVVIAAIIFARRTVTGRRLYLVGGNSEACSAMGIPVDRIRIIAFIVSGFFSALAGYVLSARMGFVSARFAVEWLMPAIAAPVIAGVSLTGGRGNLINVVAGAYLVQLIVIIVRAGGVSGYSYEFVQGLLVFIAILVDVVRGRITGR